The window CGCAGTTCACCGGAATTGCTCTGAATATCTCCCAGCAAGGTTCCTGCCTCGTCAAAAAGGACAACAGCATTCGTGGCAGCATCCGTTATATACAGTATACCATCAGCAAAGGCTATATCAGTCGGGCGGAACATCTGTGATTTTCCATAGTCATGAATTGATCCAATCAGGCTGTAATTCTTATCAAAAATTGATATCCTTGACGCGGTTGTAAATGAATTCTGATCCTTAACAACCGGGGCATCGATAATATAAACAGCATCAGCAGTCACCTCTATTGCGATCGGCAGATTTACACCCTCGATCATATTTATATAACGACCGGACTCATCATATATCCTCACCGCATTGCCGACATTGTCCACAACAAAAATAAGCCCTGTCGAAGCGTCATGCGAGATGTCACGGATCGAGCGGAATTCATTCTTGCCTGCACCAAGGTACCCAACAACCTGCCCATTCTTGACTATTGAGACGGCATAATCCTGATGGGATCCTATATAAAGGGTGCCATTAGGGGCAGCGGCTATAGCTGATACACGGGGGAACGAAATATCGCCGATATAGGAGCCGTTTCTGTCAAGCTTCAGGATATGATTCTTATAAGAATCAACAACATACAGCGTTCCGTCAGTTCCAACAGAAAGCCTGCCGGGAGACCATAAAGCAGACTTGCTCATTGTTATGCCCGCCACCTGCTCAACCGCCGGCAACCCAGTTGCCTGGCCTACGGCCGGCAGTATCATTGCCAGCGCACAGAAGAGCAGTAGCGCTCCTATCTTTGTCTGTCTCTTAAAGCTGCTTTCCATAATCTCTCGCCCCCTTATTGTAACTGTTTTATCCAATATAATTGCCATAGTTTTTCTCTGTTTCAGCTCTCCGAATATTATTTACAAATAAAATAAGCAAAAAACATGCCTTATTTACCCAACGAATAGCTAAAAAAATGCCTTCTAAACCAATGAGATACAAAACTCACGCAAGAGCGTTGACACGGATAATCCTGTATCATGTGAGTTATTTCACGCACATTGAGACATATCTACCAGCTACCACTGAGACAGGCAACGGTTATTAACACAATACGTCAGTGTCTGATTTAGTTTATGCTCATACTTTTGGCCATTGACATGACACGAAAGATAACACCGCGGGCTCCCGCGCAAGGCAGACAGATAGGTCAGCTCACCGGCAGAGTTCGGAAAAACCATTGTTGCGTCGAACTTAATCAGCGCAGGATTATACCTGCTGCCATGCGCATCGTGGCATTGACCACAGGAGATCTGATTATAGATTACATGAATCTTGTGGGCCTTAAAGCTCTCATCGCCGAGGATGCTGGATCTCTCATGACAGGAATAACAAAGCTCATAAGCCTTAGAGCTTTCAGATCCGGTAGTGCGTAAATAGCGATATTTTAAAATAGGCTCATAGATCGAGCCGTGAGGGCCCTTTGGCCCTGATGGATCATCATTGCCATGACAGTCAGAGCAGGATATGGTGCTTGAGCGCGTATATCCTTTCCGCAGACTTGGAACAAAAGAATTTTTCCCAAAAGTCTCAACAGGATGAAACGACGCATTCGTCGGGGCAAATGCAAGGGCAATATTACCCTGTTCGATGGAGGGATTTCCCTGGTCAGCGTGGCAGTTATAACAGACCTCATATTCATTTCTGACCTGCCTGACCGCCGCTCCTCTGCCGGAATACCCTTTCAGCCCCTTGATGGTGTTTCCCTTTTCCGTTTTATGCATATTGTGGCAGTCATAGCAGGAAACATGCCGCAAAGCTCCCATAGAGCTATCCGGCATGCGCTCACCCGGCACATGTTTATACGAGGTCTGGATAACAGGATGGTTTGAATTCTTCATGACAACTGAATAGATGTCCAGGCCCGATTTTTCGCCGTTATTCCGCGAGTCAAACCCGTGGCAGGAAAAGCAGATTTCATCTTTCGGCTGCTTAAGCATGGAAGTTCCCCGCTTGCCATGCCCCCTGTGGCAGGCACCGCACCCTCCTGGCACCTTAGCTCTATCCAGATGGGTTCCTTTACCAGCATACCCGATATCTCCAGCAAAGAACATTAGGAAAAAAACAGATGTCAGAAATAGCAATATCGAAAGTTTTCTCACAAAGCGCGCTCTTTCATGGACATGCCAGATCACAGTCCCGATGACAGGCAAGGCAGAGCGGATCTATGCCCAGAACCGGATCACTAATGTCAACTCTGAGAAATTTGTTGCCAGAGGGCGAGTCCTCATGCGGATCGTGGCAGGATGAGCACTGCACGCCGGTCTTTGTGTGGGAACCGGCTCCATACAAATTATTGGTCGGCCTCATCTTCACCGCATTACCGGCAGAAGGAAAACATACCCTCCAGCTGATCGGCGAGACCGGGTCATTGCATTGGGTATTCTTGGCGTTTATCAGCGCAGTATTAACCTCAAGAGAAACAGGGTGATGACCGCTCAGGTCAGTGCCGAGATTTGATGAACCAGGGTCTCCGGCCACTCCCGGCATGACTCCGCCAGTGCCGGTCCCCTCTACATTAATTATGCTTGGAGAGTACCCGGAACGGGCAACTGATCCTATAGCGACTGTCCCGTCGTGACAACTCAGACAGAGTCTTGAGTCTCCATCGGGAGGATTCTGGGGCACTGATTTCATGGTCGGTGATGCTGACAATGTATAGACAGCATTCGAAAGGGTATGATTCCAGAGCGGGACATGAAGTCCATCAATGTTGACGGTGGCACTATGCGGCGTGTGGCAGAAAACACAGATACGATCTTCAACCCCGGACTTAACAACACCGGGACCAGTCATTGAAAGATTATGCTTCGTGGCAGCGATGCCGGCAATAGCGATCGATGTGCTGTGCAACACCATTAATATAATAAAATAAATTCTACCGATCATGTTTTTTTCAATGCTTATTTCGCCCCAAGATATCTAAAAACCTGCACCCTGCTGTTATAGGTATCTGCAACATAGATAAAATCATTCCTGATAAAAATACCAGATGGCAGGTACAATTGTCCATAATCCTGACCCTGTCCACCAAAAAAAAGGAGCAGCTTACCCTCTCTATTAAACATTTTTACCATATCTTTTATTGCATCGACAACATAAATATTCCCTGCGCTGTCCGTTGCTATGCCCTTCGGTTTTTCAAGATTCCCGTAGGCATCGCCCAACGAACCGAACATATCGAGAAACTCTTCACGGGGAGAAAATATCTGCACCCTGAAATTCATCGAGTCCGTAACAAAAAGCTCTCCCTGAGCGCCCACCCAGAGATGGGCAGGAAAATTGAACTCCCCCTTTTCTGAGCCCTGCTTACCAAAACTGCCGAGTCGTTTGCCTTCAAGATTGTATTTATAAATCGTATGTGCAACCGTATCAGCAACATACATATACTTTCTTTCAGCGTCAAGGGCAAGCGCTGTCGGCCGCTCAAACGCACCCTCAAATGTTCCGGCAAGCCTCATTCCCGAATCAAAGATAAACACTTTTTTTAATAAAGAATCACTTATGAATATCCGCCCCTGATATGAGACCACGCCGATAGGAGATAGAAGATCCTCATTTCCTGCCTTCAGGATATGGCTCAACTCACCTGTCCGCGTATTGATAATCGTGACACGGAAAGCACCCGTATCAGCAATAATCAGGGAATCCTGATCATCAGCATATATCCCATAGGGTCGTATCAACTGCGTAGCAGACTGCGGATCAGTAATGTCGCCTCCCACGCCTCCGGCAAAAAAATCGAAAAAACGGCCTGCTTCTGAAGCCCACGAAGATACTGTCCATTGATAGACAATCCGCGGTCTTTCCGGCTGTCCCGGCCAAAAGATCGTTTCTGCTGCGGTGCGGTCGATAGCTGCTTTTTGTGAAGCACAGGAAGCCATCATCATGCAGCTCAGCAGAAAAAACAGGAGGATGCTCTTCTTTTCAGAAAACACACATGTCCCTAAAAAAACGGCCTCAGTACCTGATCAAAAGTCCTTCTCAGGGCAAAAGAAAAGCGGTGGTCCATCTGACCACTGCCTTCCGTTTTTCTGAGCGTGTAACGCGCGGTCAAATAGGTCTTTCTGAAAGACCAGGACAGAGACGGGTCAAACTCGAGGGTTGACAAACCTGTGTTGGCCTTCGCATACGATATTCGGGCGTTCACAAAAAGCCTTCTGCCAAGCTGTCTTGACACCCCTAAATAAATCAACGTAGTGTTCGTGTCAGCAGCAAGCCCGCCCGTCTTTTGTATAGAAAGATAATTCGCGCCAAGATTAAACCTGACTGCCAGCACGTTCCAGTACATGTCGCCGCGGAGACTGAGCAGCTTTTCTTTTTCCCCTGTCTGCAAACTGTCGGTCTGATAAAAATTCCGCGATGCCAAATAGATGCTGCCCGGCAGAAGCGTACTGAAACTAAATCCAACTCTTTGGATATCCCGCTCTTCGCCGGCTATACCGGAATGGCTGTATGCATATTCCGTAAGCGTACCGATCCGTGTTCTCGTGGCAAGACCAACGCGTGCGCCATAGTCCCGCTGCTTATCACTGCCGCCTGCACTCAAGACTCCGGAAAGGGTAAGCCTGTTTGACAGCTGATACCGGATTGAATCAGAAACTGACACAAAGTAATCCCCTGCGCTGCCCACAACATTCGTGTCCGACAGGCTGTTCACAACATCACGCTCGGTGTTGCCATACCCAAGGCTGACAGAGACAGTATTACTGAGACGTTCGGAAAGGTTTCGGGTATATTGGCTTCCAACATTACCTGAGTACCCACTGCTCAGATCAGCCGTAAAGTAGCGAAGACCGCCCAAAATTGAAAGACTGTCTTTTTGATCCTTACCGAACCTCTTCAGCCAAATGCCCCGGCTGGAAATGTCAAACAGACTGCCGCTGTCTCCGGAGCGGTAAAATATACGGTTAAAGACATCTAACGTGGTGGCAGCCTTTGTATCCGGGAAATGATAGTCTGCGCGCAGTTCGAAAAGATGCTCCTTAAAAGAATAGGCGTTATTATCTGAATTATTGGTGTTATTAATATAGCGATATTCAAAGAAATAATCGCTGTTTTTCATAAAGGTGACTGCCCTGAAATCAAGATTGGTATTCTCTGACCTGAATCCTGAACTGCCGTTATCATATATATACCTGTCATAATCGAGCGTAAAAGACGGAAAGGGTATCACAAGCCCACCTCTTTCCTTTCGGTTCGCCATGTTGCTGCTATTATTGCTGTCGTTGCTGCTTGTACCATCATTGCCTGCGTTGCCATTATTTTCATTGCCTAAAGCAGAAGAGCCCACAGGCAACTGCCTCACAAGGGAGATGACCTTACCGTTTCGGAAAAATGCCAGAGACCTGCCGGGCATATTGTAATAAAGACTCAATCCATAATTGTAGCTTGTGTAACGTCCGGAGGTGCTATAGTCAAAGCGCAGTTGTATCGGCTGGGGGAAATAGGCCAGAGGACCCCGCAATACCCGGCTATTCAGGAGAAAGATTCTTGTGCCAAAACCATACGTATTTTCTGTAACGCCGGGATTACGTATATCCTGCATAAAGGAGCCTGAAAGTTCAAACATAACCAGGCGAGGGTCAGATACATACCCGCTGAGTTTAATGTGATATTCATGCCTCAGCTTATCCTGTTCGCGACGGTCACCCCATTCCCTCTCATAGTCAACAGAAATATCACCGGTTAAAAGAAAATACCGTGAGTGAAGCCGGGAACTGTCGGATAATGCATCGGCATTCTTTACAGGAAAAAATAAAAAAATAAAAAAAATAAAGAGAATCTTGATCTCACTGCTTTTTCTATACTTAATCATGCAGTTTCATTATCAGACATAGCATGTCAGGGTTTATCGTCAATAGTTATCATAATAGTGACCGGATGCTCGTCTTTCATCCTCTTTAGTATCTCCGCCTTTTTTTCATCAAATCGCTGCTTCTGAAGTTTTTGTGCCAGGTCATCCTTCACCTTTTCAAATTCGGGCAGCTCGCCCGGCCTCTTTTCGCCGGCCTTTAGAATATGCAGGCCGTGGATAGTCCTGATCACTCCGCTCAGCTGCCCCGGCTCCAGCGCAAAGGCAGCGGTTTCCAACTCCTCAGGGGTAAGCATTCCCTTATGGATAAAGCCAAGATCTCCGCCCTTAACCCGGTAAGGATCATCAGAGTTGTTATAGGCTATCATAAAGAAGTCCTCGCCGGACTGAATTTTCTTCAGCAGTTCCTCAGCCTTTTCCCTCTTTTTCTGCCAGGCATCTTCCATGGCTGATGGGTCAACCTTTAAAAGAATGCTCTGCATACGAACAGATGCCGGCCGCCGAAAACTTTCCCTATGTTTCTCATAATACGTTACTAATTCCTCTTCCAGATACGCGCTCTTTTTTAAAAGTTTTATCAGGAATTCATTAGCAGACAGGTAGGTCTTGATTTTTTCCTTAAAGGCTTCCATCGAGAGCCCTCTTAGTTTCAAGACTTCCTGCAATGCCTGTTCTGATCCCATACTCTGCACATTTTGTGCAACAACGCCGGTCACTGCAGCTTCCGAAATTTGTAGACCCTCTTTTAAGGCGGCATAATAAATCAGCTGTGCCTCAATCAATTCGTCCAGGGCCTCGCGCCGGTACGCCGGCTTCTGCGTAAGATCCTGACCATGAGAATACATATTCTGCACCTTCTTGCTGACAGCCTCCTGAAGGTCCATATCTGTAATAACTGCAGCTCCGACACGGGCGATAACTGCAGGATTTAGGGGAACCGTCCCGGTGGCTGCTGCTGAGGCTTGAGGAGGTAATACTTTTATTTCATCTGAAAACGCGGGGGAACAATTCAGGAGGACGAGGGAAATCAGACAACATGAGAAAAAGAATGACCAGAGTTTCTGCAGCCGTATCTTCCAATTTTGTCTCATGCGCCTTTTCCCCTCACGCAATAAATTTTAATATTATACTTTTCCATGAGCAAAAGAGGCAACTATAATTGCAATGGATAAACAAAGGGGGCAAGCAGTTGCTTGCCCCCTTTGCCCACTGATACTTAATACTTCTTATTTTAATGAGTGACAATCCACGCAAAGGTCAGCTGCCGGTCTCCTCAGAAACGAACCGTTTGTCTGATCATGAGGATCATGGCATGTGCCGCACTCAACTCTGTTGTTTGCACCTGGACCATAATTATACAGCCTGAGTGCTGCTGGAACGGCTCCGACAGCTGCCAGGCCTGCTATGTTAGGCGCAGCATCCGTGTACACGATACCAACAGGGTGGTCATTCGTAAGATCGACGCCAGAAAGACCGCCAATAGCCGGATTATATCCGGGCCGAGCTCCACCAGCCATGTATGCGGGATTAGTAGCATATCCGGTATAACTAAGATTATTTGCACCGCCGATCAAGGTCCCAGGATTTGCTGTCATGGCAAAACCGGAAGTAACAATACCATTTTTATACGTAACACCGAGGCCCTGGACTCCATCATGACATGACAGACAGGTAAGAGAGTTCGCTCCCGGCTGATCCACTACGGTGGTAGCAAGGGTAGCACCCTGGTTACCTGGA of the Nitrospirota bacterium genome contains:
- a CDS encoding NHL repeat-containing protein, with protein sequence MESSFKRQTKIGALLLFCALAMILPAVGQATGLPAVEQVAGITMSKSALWSPGRLSVGTDGTLYVVDSYKNHILKLDRNGSYIGDISFPRVSAIAAAPNGTLYIGSHQDYAVSIVKNGQVVGYLGAGKNEFRSIRDISHDASTGLIFVVDNVGNAVRIYDESGRYINMIEGVNLPIAIEVTADAVYIIDAPVVKDQNSFTTASRISIFDKNYSLIGSIHDYGKSQMFRPTDIAFADGILYITDAATNAVVLFDEAGTLLGDIQSNSGELRTAVSLAMSSDGILYVAASETRSILMFEVTQIAAVQQGGQQ
- a CDS encoding ammonia-forming cytochrome c nitrite reductase subunit c552, with translation MIGRIYFIILMVLHSTSIAIAGIAATKHNLSMTGPGVVKSGVEDRICVFCHTPHSATVNIDGLHVPLWNHTLSNAVYTLSASPTMKSVPQNPPDGDSRLCLSCHDGTVAIGSVARSGYSPSIINVEGTGTGGVMPGVAGDPGSSNLGTDLSGHHPVSLEVNTALINAKNTQCNDPVSPISWRVCFPSAGNAVKMRPTNNLYGAGSHTKTGVQCSSCHDPHEDSPSGNKFLRVDISDPVLGIDPLCLACHRDCDLACP
- a CDS encoding SMP-30/gluconolactonase/LRE family protein gives rise to the protein MFSEKKSILLFFLLSCMMMASCASQKAAIDRTAAETIFWPGQPERPRIVYQWTVSSWASEAGRFFDFFAGGVGGDITDPQSATQLIRPYGIYADDQDSLIIADTGAFRVTIINTRTGELSHILKAGNEDLLSPIGVVSYQGRIFISDSLLKKVFIFDSGMRLAGTFEGAFERPTALALDAERKYMYVADTVAHTIYKYNLEGKRLGSFGKQGSEKGEFNFPAHLWVGAQGELFVTDSMNFRVQIFSPREEFLDMFGSLGDAYGNLEKPKGIATDSAGNIYVVDAIKDMVKMFNREGKLLLFFGGQGQDYGQLYLPSGIFIRNDFIYVADTYNSRVQVFRYLGAK
- a CDS encoding peptidylprolyl isomerase, which encodes MRQNWKIRLQKLWSFFFSCCLISLVLLNCSPAFSDEIKVLPPQASAAATGTVPLNPAVIARVGAAVITDMDLQEAVSKKVQNMYSHGQDLTQKPAYRREALDELIEAQLIYYAALKEGLQISEAAVTGVVAQNVQSMGSEQALQEVLKLRGLSMEAFKEKIKTYLSANEFLIKLLKKSAYLEEELVTYYEKHRESFRRPASVRMQSILLKVDPSAMEDAWQKKREKAEELLKKIQSGEDFFMIAYNNSDDPYRVKGGDLGFIHKGMLTPEELETAAFALEPGQLSGVIRTIHGLHILKAGEKRPGELPEFEKVKDDLAQKLQKQRFDEKKAEILKRMKDEHPVTIMITIDDKP
- a CDS encoding cytochrome c3 family protein, with the translated sequence MKKVMILMFVIALLAVSTAAFAVVSTSRHNLTSTQIDPNAPQTADIAASVCGFCHIPHGGDTTITGVPLWARDLSAIAGAFVVYGGTLPGNQGATLATTVVDQPGANSLTCLSCHDGVQGLGVTYKNGIVTSGFAMTANPGTLIGGANNLSYTGYATNPAYMAGGARPGYNPAIGGLSGVDLTNDHPVGIVYTDAAPNIAGLAAVGAVPAALRLYNYGPGANNRVECGTCHDPHDQTNGSFLRRPAADLCVDCHSLK